Within the Salmo salar chromosome ssa12, Ssal_v3.1, whole genome shotgun sequence genome, the region cacacacacacacacacacacacacacacacacacacacacacacacacacacacacacacacacatcttgttGGTTTTATTTAATTAGGGACACCCAGGGTACACTTAAGTCGGTGGGAGACTGTTTATGACTGGGGGTCAGCGAGCCAAAGGCTACATTGAATGCCAGGGGTGATAGAGAAATACCTCTCGGGTTCTTTTTATAACCCATTATCGCCCCCTGTCTGTGGCAGACTTGTGCTGCAGGACAAATATGCTGTAGGAGTGGGCCTAAATACATACATAACTAAATGTGTAACTTAGCAGATGCTTTTTTAATGTTACTTGCGCTACACTCTTGCCGAATAGGACACTGCTTACCGATCGCATAGATCAGTGATGCCCTCTCCTTGTCCGGGGAGATCTGTGATCAGAGCCCTGGAAATCCATGTGCTTTCAGGCTTTACCAGAGTGTGACGGAGCATATTAttccctattcagtgcactacttttgaccagggcacatatgtagggaatagggtgccatttggtacacagaCGGTGGCTTTTTACATCCCCGTTTTTAAAGTAATGCTATCTGACTGACGCTGAGGATGTGGAGCTGATGGTTTGTAACGAATACCTAGCCTCTGTCACAGACCATGTGAGCAAAGCCTGGACTAGGCTAACTCATGCCGCGAATAGTTACACCAGTAGACTGAAAAATCATAACTTCAGAATACGGACTGTATCCTCTGTCCACTTTCAGCAGCTAGATGAGTTCAGGTCAACAGGAAACTCTAATGGAGGGGTCATTTCTTCAGCTAAAAGGCCTATAAGACTCTATATCAGTCAGGTTACAAAACCATGCCTGGGACCTGAAGACTCTTGTTAGCTCCCCTAGcgaatgcctaggctttagctcacaTGGCTAATACAGACTTGTGGCCTTTAGAAGACCCAGGCTTGAAGTTATAGAGctccaaaatatctttatttACAGTTGCCATGGCAAAACATACAGAGGCACCCTCCTTCCATGTTACACAAACTCCCTAAACAGTTAAGTGGGGATGCCATGGACCTAAAGGACCACAAAGGAACATACATCGTCACACATGTCCCCAACTGGCTAAATACCAACCTGTGAGGTCTTAACAGGCCTGTTAGGACGGTCTGTAGTGGGATGTGTAGTGGGGCACAGTGGGAGACAAAGTATGGTGGTGTACGGCCTCTGTGTGTACGTCTGCAGGTTCATGTTTCAAGGCAGCAGCATGGATCAGGTTGTATCCATGGCATGGACAGCTGCAGTGTGATTCTCACCTTCAATAGCTGACAAAAGTTGGCTGAAATGAGCTGCATTGCTCACGGCTAGCGCCAACAGGCTAATTGCTAGCAAACGGCTAACATGGCACATGCAGTCTCATTGCCCATTGCTATCGTCAAGCAGCTAATTGCTAAGCTAAAGGCTAACGTAGTTGTATGGTGATGATGACTCAGGTGTTTAGGTGTGATTCTCAGCTGTGCTGTGTGATTCTCTATTCTTCTGAGAAGAGGTGGCACATCTTGCTGACCAATGCTAGCAGCTAGTGACTAATAGCTAAGCTATAGGCTAACCTATGGTGGCATAGGGGTTTGTGACGGTGTATGCAAACGTATACACACACCAACGCACATGATGGATTTGACCTAACGCTTTCTGCTCTTTCTAATCCTCGACTTGCAGACAGGAAGAATGACGCTAGCGTCTTCTACCGGCCCAATGTCAATGTTAAATGTGGATGTGAAAAATGAGATCCTCAGACTTAAAATAAGTCGCATCTGACTCAACACACACATTGATCAAATGGGTCAAGGCGGAAAGCTTTGTACCCGTGTGACTGTCCATGGTACACAAATGGGACTCTCTGTGTTCTCTATGGGCTTCCTATTCCGGCTCTGATTCACAAGTAAACAATTTACTGCTCATGGTCGGTCAGTCAtcacctcgtgtgtgtgtgtgtgtgtgtgtgtgtgtgtgtgtgtgttatgcccATTCATCGCCTCCTCTGGTCATTGTCAGCATTATAACCCACCAATATTACATTCCTAGTGAGTACACACTGTCATGTTTATGTGCAACGACCTGGGGTTGTAACTCGGGTCCCCTAGTTATTCTGTGTCAGCGGTTACTTACTATCCATGGCTACATGTACATTACTGTCGCTAGGCCCGATTTTTCACCGTCTACAAACATGCAGTCTAAGCTACTCCAGGTTATGCTATATAAACAGGGGTACAATTGGGAGAGAAGGCGTAGGAACAGAGTTCCCATCATTTTAACACGTAATAATATGACTTCCTGGCTCAGGGTTTGTTGTCGGAGTCtgtctctacagggttgtctttaCCTAGGTCTGCTCCCCTCAAATAGTCTAATCAGGCCTAAGCATCTCCATTCAAGGAGCTGAAATCTGAGTGTAGCAATCTGAGAGGGTGTTGAGTATTCAATCTGCTCTTGGctttacacacagtcacacaccaagtctgttctggacacacagtcacacaccaagtctgttctggacacagtcacacaccaagtctgttctggacacacagtcacacaccaagtctgttctggacacacagtcacacatcaaATCTGTTCtggacacacagccacacaccaagTCTGTTCTGGACAGACTGTCACACACCAAGTCTGTTCTgggcacacagtcacacaccaaGTCTGTTCTgggcacacagtcacacaccaagtctgttctggacacacagtcacacaccaagtctgttctggacacacagtcacacaccaagtctgttctggacacacagtcacacaccaagtctgttctggacacacagtcacacaccaagtctgttctggacagacagtcacacaccaagtctgttctggacagacagtcacacaccaagtctgttctggacagacagtcacacaccaagtctgttctggacagacagtcacacaccaagtctgttctggacacacagtcacacaccaagtctgttctggacagacagtcacacaccaagtctgttctggacacacagtcacacaccaagtctgttctggacacacagtcacacaccaaGTCTGTTCTGGACAGACTGTCACACACCAAGTCTGTTctggacacacagtcacacaccaaGTCTGTTCTGGACAGACTGTCACACACCAAGTCTGTTctggacacacagtcacacaccaagtctgttctggacacacagtcacacaccaaGTCTGTTCTGGACAGACTGTCACACACCAAGTCTGTTctggacacacagtcacacaccaagtctgttctggacacacagtcacacaccaagtctgttctggacacacagtcacacaccaagtctgttctggacacacagtcacacaccaagtctgttctggacacacagtcacacaccaagtctgttctggacagacagtcacacaccaagtctgttctggacacacagtcacacaccaagtctgttctggacagacagtcacacaccaagtctgttctggacacacagtcacacaccaaGTCTGTTCTGGACAGACTGTCACACACCAAGTCTGTTctggacacacagtcacacaccaagtctgttctggacacacagtcacacaccaagtctgttctggacacacagtcacacaccaagtctgttctggacacacagtcacacaccaaGTCTGTTCTGGACAGACTGTCACACACCAAGTCTGTTCTGGACAGACTGTCACACACCAAGTCTGTTCTGGACAGACTGTCACACACCAAGTCTGTTCTGGACAGACTGTCACACACCAAGTCTGTTCTGGACAGACTGTCACACACCAAGTCTGTTCTGGACAGACTGTCACACACCAAGTCTGTTCTGGACAGACTGTCACACACCAAGTCTGTTCTGGACAGACTGTCACACACCAAGTCTGTTCTGGACAGACTGTCACACACCAAGTCTGTTCTGGACAGACTGTCACACACCAAGTCTGTTCTGGACAGACTGTCACACACCAAGTCTGTTCTGGACAGACAGTCACACACCAAGTCTGTTCTGGACAGACAGGTGTTGATGCAGGAAAATAAATAGTGGCTGTGAAAGTGTCCAGTGTGATGAATAAGGTCTATTTTGGATAAAGAGAGCAATTGGGTTTATCCGTAATGTCTGTACATGTAAGTTGAACCAGTAAGATGTTTGGAGCCAATGAGTCTGTGCTTTACCAGAATATTAAAGGAGTAATCCACTACAAAGCTATATTTGGGTATTTTCTTCATTGTTCCCCGTTGAGGAAgttcagcaatcaagttttcaaaatATCGGACATTCAAAAAGCAAATTGTAACTTGCCACATCCTCATGATGATTACAAATCCTTTAATGCGGCTCCTTGTGTGTCAAATCAATACAGGAGTGTTAGAGGTCTCCAATTTTATTCTTTGAACTGGAACTTCTAGAAAGTTATAGAAATCAAACCATGATCtttaaaaaaaacgttatttATAGATTTTCAGatataacaacaaaaacaatacaaccccaacccctcactccctccactcaatccacccctccctccacaccctccctccctccactcaatccacccctccctccacaccctccctccctccactcaatccacccctccctccacaccctccctccctccactcaatccacccctccctccacaccctccctccctccactcaatccacccctccctccacaccctccctccctccactcaatccacccctccctccacaccctccctccctccactcaatccacccctccctccaaccccctccctccctccactcaatccacccctccctccacaccctccctcccttcactcaatccacccctccctccacaccctccctcccttcactcaatccacccctccctccacccctccctccctccactcaatccacccctccctccacaccctccctcccttcactcaatccacccctccctccacaccctccctccctccactcaatccacccctccctccacaccctccctccctccactcaatccacccctccctccacaccctccctccctccactcaatccacccctccctccacaccctccctcccttcactcaatccacccctccctccacaccctccctccctccactcaatccacccctccctccacaccctccctccctccactcaatccacccctccctccacaccctccctcccttcactcaatccacccctccctccacaccctccctccctccactcaatccaccccctccctccacaccctccctccctccactcaatccacccctccctccacaccctccctccctccactcaatccacccctccctccacaacctccctccctccactcaatccacccctccctccacaccctccctccctccctccactcaatccacccctccctccactcaatccacccctccctccacaccctccactccctccctccactcaatccacccctccctccactcaatccacccctccctccacaccctccctccctccctccacccaatccacccctccctccctccactcaatccacccctccctccacaccctccactccctccctccctccactcaatccacccctccctccacaccctcccctccctccctccactcaatccacccctccctccacaccctccACTcaatccacccctccctccactcaatccacccctccctccctccttccacaccacccacccaccaaggCATCTATAAAAGTAAGTTAAATGggaaacaaaaacaaacagtAATAGAAACAAAAGCAATGGCGAAAAAAAAGTTCGATAAAAATTCTTATCAGCACAAATGGCCACTAGAACAGATATACTAACCAAAATATGCAAGTTACACTAAGTAAAAGACAGGCTCTCCAGGTACTGTATTAATGGGGACCAGGTTAAGTAGAACTTTTGTCAGGGCCCGTGCACAGTGTACCTAACCTCCAAAGGCAGAGATGACACCACCTCCTTAACCCGCTGCATAAAGGGGGTGACTTTGCAGACTTCCAGTGAAGAGAACAAGACGGCGAGCCAGCAGCGAGCATTCTGGTCTCGGGGAAGTACCCCAATAATGGCAGTGACCGTGTTGAGGCTAACAGTTGTAttacacatatgtgagaatgcctCAAAAATGCGGTCCCAGAGGCCTCAAAGCTGGCATGACCAAAACATGTGTCCCACAGTCGCTGGACTCTGGTGGCATCTCAAACACTTGGGGTCAACATTTGGGTATATTTTTGCCAATCTGTCATTTGAGTAATGGAGACAGTGCAAAACTTTGAACTGAATGAGCCCATTCCTTGTGCAAAATGATGATGTGTGGATACACTCAATATTATCTAGCTCACCGCCtatttcatttacctttatttaactaggcaagtcagttaagaacgcattcttattttcaatgacggcctaggaacagtgggttaactgccttgttcaggggcagaacgacagatttttaccttgtcagctcaggtattcgatcttgcaacctttcggttactagtccaacgctctaaccactaggctacctgccaccccctatGTTTTGCTCGCTGTTGTCTTTTCTAACATGGCCGTTCAGTGATTACCAGACCTAAACCCTTCACTCTCTTTATACTGACATCTTTATCATTAACagactcacctctctctctctctgtctctctgcagacCTAGTGGTGGAGGCCTCCAGCCCCGATGAGCTGCATCTCCACGTGCCACTCTCCTGTGACCTCTCCTGTGACTCCACAGATGACAATGGAGGCCAAAGCTCCTCCAACGACACCCCGGCCCCAGGCACCGTGTGTCAGTCCTGTAACCCCCCACGAAGCCTTGCTACACCGGCCGAAGAGGAGCCCCTAGCCTCCACAGAGGAGGTCCCCATGGAGGAGTTGGCGAGCGAGGAGGAGGCTGCATCTGAGGAGGTGGTAGCTGAGGAAGAATCTGTGGAGTCTGCAGAGACTTCAGAGGAGGTCCAAGCatcagaggagagagtggaggaagcTGCCTCGTCTGAGGAAGAACTGGAGGAAGCTGCCTCGGCTGAAGAAGATGTAGTGGGGGAAGCTCCCTCGTCTGAAGAAGAGGTTGTAGACGAGGTTGAGGTAGAACATGAAGCTGAGGAAGAAGAGGTTATAGAGGAAGAGGAAGCAGTTGAGGAAGCTGTggccatggaggaggaagtggaggtaGTTGAAGAGGAAGTAGAGGAAACAATAGAAGAACCTGCAGTAGAGGAACCTGTTGTTGAGGAGGTAACGATTGAGGAGGTTACCGAGGAGGCAGTAGAGGAAGCAGTAGTATTAGTGTCTGAACCTGTGGTGGAACCTGAAGTGGTTGAATCCGAGCCAGGACCTGTGGTGGAACCTGAAGTGGTTGAACCCGAGCCAGAGATGGTGGTCGAGGAGGTGTCTCCAGAACCAGAGCCTGTTGTAGAGGAAGCTGCTCCGGAACCTACTCCGGAACCTGCGGAAGCCGCTCCAGAACCTGTAGAAGCAGGTGAGGTGGTTGTGGaggcagtgaaggaggaggagctGGTGGAGGAGGTGGCCGCTGTTTTGGAGGAGGTACATGTTTTTGAGGAGGAAGCGGTGGTGGAAGAGGAggcagctgttgttgttgttaaggAGGAGGCGACTGTTGTTGAGGAGGCGCCTGTTGAGGATGTGACAGTGGAGGATGCACCTCCAAAGGCACAAGCAAAAGGTATAGAGTACTGCGTTATTAGAATGTATAATTTGAACGAGAAAAACGTTATTGTCCAAACAATTTGGAAACAAACTTGTTTGTTTATATCAATGTGTGGATATTTATTCTTTCTATACTAAATGTGATTGTAGAGATGGGGTTACAGGATCCTGTTATATCTCCCCCCTTTCTTCTTCACAGTGCTTTGAATACACTCTTAAGAATACACTCTTGGCTCTTAAGAGCCAACTGTCAACTTTACAGTGTCAACTCAAGTGTATTCAGAGCCATGATGAGCGAGTGCTACTGTAATCAGGAGACTGACATTCTCTGCCATTTGGTGCCGTAGTGTTGACACCAGCTATAAAAGACATAGGATCTGGTCTGGCTCTTACATTATCTCtaaacctccatctctctctcattctctctttctcctctctctaaccactttccctccctcctttccccctccctcctctccttccctccctccatcccttcctctctccctggccCGTGCCATGCCCCAGAACCTGATATGTCTGGCTAAAGGTGGCATCAGGAATAACCCCTAGCTGGGCCCGAAATAAACAGGACAGAcatagagggaggaagggaagagataGATAGATGAGCATATGGACACTGATATAACAACATGGACGGATGGTTGCAGAGCCACACAACAGATGCTGTGGTCAGTCAGTGTTCTATTGTCATGGCAGGAAGTCAATTGGTGTCATGTTCAGGGGAGATCAAAGGTgaaacgttcagatagaaatgtaatgaatagAGCTCACATGATTCCCAGTTAAACATGGGAGACAGTTAAATCTGTTCTACACATTACATTTCTTTCTGAATGTTCTGCAACGTTTAGGTAGAAATGTAATGAATAGAGCTCACAGGATTCCCAGTTCTAGATGACAGACAATCACATCTGTTCAACATGATATCTTGCTACCTGAAAAGTTGCAGATATAAATGTAATGAATAGAGCTGACAGGATCCCCCTATTCTACATGACAGACAAGCATGTATGCACACTGTACTGTGTATTACAAGCATAcacagagtatacaaaacattaagaacacttgctctttctatgacataactgaccaggtgaaagctatgatccctcatttgtcactttttaaatccacttaaatctgtgtagataaaggggaggagacaggttaaaggaggacttttaagccttgagacaattgagacatggattgtgtatgtgtgccattcagatggtttatgggtatgacaaaagatttaagtgcctttgaacggggtttggtaggtgtcaggcgcaccggtttgagtcaagaactgcaacgcttctgggtttttcacactcaacagtttcctgtgtgtatcaagaatggtccaccacccgaaggacatccagctaacgtgacaaaactgtgggaagcattggcgccaacatgggccagcatccctgtggaatgctttcgacaccttatagagtccatgctcgatgagggcaaaaggggggtggggggtgcaacttaatattaggaaggtttcctaatgttttgtatcctCAATGTACATCATCATGATAATGCAGGGAAATTCTACTTTCTGAGTCAGGGATATGGATATGTCAAGTTTGGATTCGACCTTGGTCTGATGACCTCATAGTTGAGTTGACTGACAGGCTTTTCCTCCAATCAGCAGTGGTTGAGGAGGCAGCAAAGCTCAGAGACTGCTCCCACATCGATGAGATGCTCCAATTGGTTTCTGCTGAATCCGCGCCTGAGTTCGCAGGTAAGGAGCAAACAAGAGTTACAAGTAAGGCCTTAAGTTTTTCTCAATTCATCATTCCTCGATTCCTTCCATTTTGATCTCACCACCTCCTCACTcgtattggaggagaaggtccaagGGGAGGGACCTTGAACCTTCTTCTCCATTGTGTATTGAGAAGTAGGCGAAGAGAGGACGCAAGAAATCTAGAAAAGATTAATTGTGAAAAATACCCTGATTTTTCTGGGGACCACATgagctgaccaggaaaaactctggtcATGTGTTTATATGTGAACAGGAGGGATTGAGAAATCTACTGGGCTTTTTTTCTGCTAAAATTACTGTGGAAATTGTTTCAAGGTGTGGACTGgatggtagtgagtgtgtgtgcgtgggtgggtgtgtgggagTGCGtgcgtggctgtgtgtgtgcgtgtgtgtgccttcCATTATATTACCATGACTACCATGACCATGAGTCAGGTTAGTTCATTCATGGTGCCTTCCATTACAATACAATGACTACCATGACCATGCAAAATGGatcgtctcctctcttctctcccacccTTTAAAACAAATATTTGCTACTTCtgcctctctccacctctgtctatcatcctctcttcatccctctcttctcttctatctccctctgtcctcttctcctctctccccctcaatcctctcatccctctctcttctcttcctctactcCTCTCGCCCCCACTTtctttcctcatccctctctcctctccagctgctATGAAGAAGCTGCAGCACATCTACCACTCAGCCATCAAGCCCATGGAGACGGCCTACAAGTACAACGAGCTCAGAGCTCACGAGGTCACAGGTAGCCTGTCCAACCACTTAGCATTAGCCTTGAGCCATTAGCTATTAGCATTTTCAATCTGTTTCATACTGACCTGTTGTCTTAGCGTATTAGCCTTTAGCCTGGTTAGCATTGTTCAGATTTGTTTATTAGTATTAGCATATTAGCCTTTAGCCATTAGCTATTAGCCTTCTGTTCATTACCAACCTGTTACACAAAGAACAACAAAATGCTAAATTTCCCCAGAAAAAACAGACAGGCATGAGTCTAGTTACCAACAGTCCTTGTCGACATTGTCATTAGCAATGGGGTTGCCCCAGGCAAATGGGCAATACTATACACAGTTGTGTGCCAGCTTAGTCTAAATTCTCTGGTGCCTTCGCCTGAAGAAACTGGAAAATCAATTAAACATAAATGAACTAATTAACTGCATATACACCTGCCAGTAATCGAGTGCAGCCAGGAGCTCTCCAGAAAGTGACTTTGTATGCCTCAGCATATATATACACCTTTGTGTGGGCGACCAGGCCTCACTTAACCCAGGCTTGTTAGAGCTTGAGGGCTCCATCCATAGTACCATGATGTATGCAATGAATGCCCCCTTGTGGGACAAAGTGTACCATTGACAAAGTCTACAAAAGtgacccccccccttctctctatctctctctcctccctctagatgCAGAGATCACCTCCAAGCCCATGGTACTGTTCTTGGGACCCTGGTCTGTAGGCAAATCCTCCATGATCAACTACCTGCTCGGCGTTCACGGTACCCCACAACAACTTTACACAGGTAAGAGCACCTGTCGCATAGCTTGGGCCTGGAGTTTCACCAGACCAACTCCTGACCAATTCTGTACTCtgacaatcagtcaatcaatcaaatgtatttctaaagcccTCATGGCACCCCTTACCAGTCTACACCGCAGACAAGGTTTCCACTTTATCATTTACTCTATTCAACATCTTGTCTATCTACTACTGATCTGTCATCTATTGCACCCTTCCCAGTCCACTTCTCTCAGGAATACAAACATGCCTCAATGCAACTGTTTCCTTTTCTAGTTAACTATTTGGATAGCTGCTCATATTAATCTCTCTCTTACACATTCTAtccaccctctcttcctccttatctcccccctcttcctccctccctctctcccaggtgCTGAGCCCACTACATCTGAGTACACAGTGGTGATGCATGGTGACAAGTTCCGCTCGGTGGAGGGCATCGTGATGGCAGCCGACAGCTCCAGGTCCTTCTCCCCTCTGGAGAGGTTTGGCCAGGGGTTCCTGGAGAGGCTGGTGGGGATTGAGATGCCCCATAAACTGTTGGAGAGAGTCACCCTGGTGGACACGCCTGGCATTATTGAGAACCGCAAGCagcaggagagaggtgggggaggagaacacacacactaacctctcATATACAGCCATGTGTATTAGATCATATACACTCTTTAGATATTTGTTACATGCTGTGAAGTGGCAATTACAAGCagcaggagagaggtgggaggagaacagacagagattcattaacagtcacacacacacacacacacactcgacacaCACAATGTGTCATAGAACCATTCACACACCTGAACTATTTGTGTCCTACATCCTCAGAATGGTAACACACtgcatgcaacacacacacctacaaatTCACAAAAATGGAATGATGAAAAGACTTAACTCACTGTATACTACCATACCTTTGAGTAAAACAGCCTCTGATTGGTTGATCTCCTTCCCCCTTCCAGGCTACCCCTACAGCGAGGTGTGTCAGTGGTTCATTGACCGTGCTGACCTCATCTTCCTGATGTTTGACCCCACCAAGTTGGATGTGGGCGGGGAGCTGGCGACGCTGTTCAAACAGATGAAGGTAAAGAAGTgtaaagcatagaaatagaattacaaGAACGGAAGGGTTGGGTGGACCGGCAGCCATATTGAGTGTACCAATAGGAGTAAAGCAGGAAGCAAAAGTAGTAAGTTCAGCATTCAATTTTTGCTTTATCAACAGTCAACTCAACTGAAATTACAAAAGAGTACATTCATTTCTCATTCTAGTAATTATATGTCTATGGTGCAAAGCAAAGTGCCTTAGATTGCCTAATATACAGTCAGTTTTGGCCTAGCACTTTAATAACACTTTAATAACCTTTTTTAAACGATGTTttcttcattcattcattcattgatcCATCCATTAATTCATTAATTCTAGGGCCGAGAGTCCCAGATCCGCATCATCCTGAACAAGGCAGACAGCCTGTCCTCCCAGGACCTGATGCGTGTCTACGGCGCCTTGTTTTGGTCCATGGCTCCTCTCATCAACGCCACAGAGCCTCCCCGGGTCTACGTCAGCTCCTTCTGGCCCACAGAATACGCAGCCGACACCAGCCGAGAGCTCTTCATACGGGAGGAGATCTCACTGCTCGAAGACCTCAACCAGGTGAAGCTCAACCATCTACAGACATTACAgaatacacacaaacaaacacattacACGCACACACCAGCCCATGGCTTTTCATACGGGAGGAGACCTTGCTGGTCGAGAAGCTACCATCTCCTGCCGTTGTGCACTTGAGCAAAGCACCTCAAATCTGTGACAATGGTGAACGTGCATAAAGATGTCAGAA harbors:
- the LOC106564377 gene encoding sarcalumenin isoform X1, giving the protein MKPLQVSVSCLLSLLVLVAADLVVEASSPDELHLHVPLSCDLSCDSTDDNGGQSSSNDTPAPGTVCQSCNPPRSLATPAEEEPLASTEEVPMEELASEEEAASEEVVAEEESVESAETSEEVQASEERVEEAASSEEELEEAASAEEDVVGEAPSSEEEVVDEVEVEHEAEEEEVIEEEEAVEEAVAMEEEVEVVEEEVEETIEEPAVEEPVVEEVTIEEVTEEAVEEAVVLVSEPVVEPEVVESEPGPVVEPEVVEPEPEMVVEEVSPEPEPVVEEAAPEPTPEPAEAAPEPVEAGEVVVEAVKEEELVEEVAAVLEEVHVFEEEAVVEEEAAVVVVKEEATVVEEAPVEDVTVEDAPPKAQAKAVVEEAAKLRDCSHIDEMLQLVSAESAPEFAAAMKKLQHIYHSAIKPMETAYKYNELRAHEVTDAEITSKPMVLFLGPWSVGKSSMINYLLGVHGTPQQLYTGAEPTTSEYTVVMHGDKFRSVEGIVMAADSSRSFSPLERFGQGFLERLVGIEMPHKLLERVTLVDTPGIIENRKQQERGYPYSEVCQWFIDRADLIFLMFDPTKLDVGGELATLFKQMKGRESQIRIILNKADSLSSQDLMRVYGALFWSMAPLINATEPPRVYVSSFWPTEYAADTSRELFIREEISLLEDLNQVIENQLENKIAFIRQHAIRVRIHALLVDRYLHTYHEKLGWFSDPDEVFRDIVSDPDKFYIFKSILAKTNVSKFDLPDKEAYQDFFGINPPSGFKQLSSLCSWSSGCLIDKIEKAITVELPALLISLGKKDSPTPAKAAPAPPPPLPEAKPKNRWRKD
- the LOC106564377 gene encoding sarcalumenin isoform X2, producing the protein MKPLQVSVSCLLSLLVLVAADLVVEASSPDELHLHVPLSCDLSCDSTDDNGGQSSSNDTPAPGTVCQSCNPPRSLATPAEEEPLASTEEVPMEELASEEEAASEEVVAEEESVESAETSEEVQASEERVEEAASSEEELEEAASAEEDVVGEAPSSEEEVVDEVEVEHEAEEEEVIEEEEAVEEAVAMEEEVEVVEEEVEETIEEPAVEEPVVEEVTIEEVTEEAVEEAVVLVSEPVVEPEVVESEPGPVVEPEVVEPEPEMVVEEVSPEPEPVVEEAAPEPTPEPAEAAPEPVEAGEVVVEAVKEEELVEEVAAVLEEVHVFEEEAVVEEEAAVVVVKEEATVVEEAPVEDVTVEDAPPKAQAKVVEEAAKLRDCSHIDEMLQLVSAESAPEFAAAMKKLQHIYHSAIKPMETAYKYNELRAHEVTDAEITSKPMVLFLGPWSVGKSSMINYLLGVHGTPQQLYTGAEPTTSEYTVVMHGDKFRSVEGIVMAADSSRSFSPLERFGQGFLERLVGIEMPHKLLERVTLVDTPGIIENRKQQERGYPYSEVCQWFIDRADLIFLMFDPTKLDVGGELATLFKQMKGRESQIRIILNKADSLSSQDLMRVYGALFWSMAPLINATEPPRVYVSSFWPTEYAADTSRELFIREEISLLEDLNQVIENQLENKIAFIRQHAIRVRIHALLVDRYLHTYHEKLGWFSDPDEVFRDIVSDPDKFYIFKSILAKTNVSKFDLPDKEAYQDFFGINPPSGFKQLSSLCSWSSGCLIDKIEKAITVELPALLISLGKKDSPTPAKAAPAPPPPLPEAKPKNRWRKD
- the LOC106564377 gene encoding sarcalumenin isoform X3, with translation MKPLQVSVSCLLSLLVLVAADLVVEASSPDELHLHVPLSCDLSCDSTDDNGGQSSSNDTPAPGTVCQSCNPPRSLATPAEEEPLASTEEVPMEELASEEEAASEEVVAEEESVESAETSEEVQASEERVEEAASSEEELEEAASAEEDVVGEAPSSEEEVVDEVEVEHEAEEEEVIEEEEAVEEAVAMEEEVEVVEEEVEETIEEPAVEEPVVEEVTIEEVTEEAVEEAVVLVSEPVVEPEVVESEPGPVVEPEVVEPEPEMVVEEVSPEPEPVVEEAAPEPTPEPAEAAPEPVEAAVVEEAAKLRDCSHIDEMLQLVSAESAPEFAAAMKKLQHIYHSAIKPMETAYKYNELRAHEVTDAEITSKPMVLFLGPWSVGKSSMINYLLGVHGTPQQLYTGAEPTTSEYTVVMHGDKFRSVEGIVMAADSSRSFSPLERFGQGFLERLVGIEMPHKLLERVTLVDTPGIIENRKQQERGYPYSEVCQWFIDRADLIFLMFDPTKLDVGGELATLFKQMKGRESQIRIILNKADSLSSQDLMRVYGALFWSMAPLINATEPPRVYVSSFWPTEYAADTSRELFIREEISLLEDLNQVIENQLENKIAFIRQHAIRVRIHALLVDRYLHTYHEKLGWFSDPDEVFRDIVSDPDKFYIFKSILAKTNVSKFDLPDKEAYQDFFGINPPSGFKQLSSLCSWSSGCLIDKIEKAITVELPALLISLGKKDSPTPAKAAPAPPPPLPEAKPKNRWRKD